In Sander vitreus isolate 19-12246 chromosome 4, sanVit1, whole genome shotgun sequence, the genomic stretch gagaaccactggtctggTGGTGGTGACAATCGTTTGCTGGTAGATGTCTAAATGGGACCATACATTCCACACAATACAATcattattccatccatccatcttcatccgcttatccggggtcgggttgcgggggtagcagctccagcaggggaccccaaacttccctttcccgggccacattaaccagctccgactgggggatcccgaggcgttcccaggccaggttagagatataatccctccacctagtcctgggtctccccgaggcctcctcccagctggacgtgcctggagcacctccctagggaggggcccagggggcatccttaccagatgcccgaaccacctcaactggctcctttcgacacaaaggagcagcgtctctactccgagctcctcacggataactgagcttctcaccctatctctaagggagacgccagctaccctcctgaggaaacccatttcggccgattgtaccctggatctcgttctttcggtcatgacccagccttcatgaccataggtgagggtaggaacaaaaactgaccggtagattgagagctacAATCATTATTGTGCTATGTAAAATGGTAGTGGGGGCattaaaaataacttattttctcccatttatttttacacttgtGTGTATAACCCAGCTATTACTGTAACTCCTATTTTGTCCTCATAAATGTAACAGTCATTTTCAGGAAGCATCGATCAAATAGCAACAAGGCACAGGATtcagcattttcatttttttgctttttatttttgcaaataGGAAAATAGCATATCTGGtattcaaacaaaataaaaaataaaatacagcctGTGTGTTTAACCAGATACACAGGCAGGACAGagcgagagtgagagagagagagagagagagagagagagagagagagagagagagagagagagagagagcagagagagagagagagagagagagagagagagagagagagagagagagagagacatagagagagagagagagagagagagagagagagagagagagagagagagagagagagacatagagagagagagagagagagagagacgagagcagacagagagagagagagagagagagacagagagagagagagagagagagagagagagagagagagagagagagagagagagagacatagagagagagagagaaaattggATAATGACTAGGGAATACAGGTCTGGATGTAGGTCAGTAAAAGCAGCCTGGGGAGgctcagacacaaagacagcacTGGTTCAGACAGATAAGCACGTCTGCCCGTCTGTCTGCTCTGAATGGGTTTCTACATTACTAAgcatggttgttgtttttttaaagagtgaAACCTAATGCATCCATAATGCTGTAAGAGTCAGAGATATGAGGATGGTTGCTGTGTAAATGACTGTGCACTGCTACATGCATAAGTGCTCTACTTTTGAGTTTATCCAAAAGCACCAATGTTGCGCGAGCTAAGTTAAGATTGCCAGTAGCCTACGGTTTGTAGTAATAAGTGTCTGCTTGTTTACAGAGACAATCCAGTTAGGTGGAGCATTATGCTTCCAGTTATACAGTCTGTTCATGTGAAGCACTGGTAGATTAACAAGCACCGACATACTGAGATCAAAGAACAAATCATAATAGTGACTGCACTGTGCAGCGCAGTTTAACGGTCCTtcgatttctttttatttgtggCATTTTACGGTTCCAATACATTACGGAACTGCCATAAGAGCACAATGACTGTTTCTCACTTTCCACTAACACAAGTGCACTTGAGACCAGCAGACTCAACATAATGGTTTGTTAATGGGACAGTCCCCGAATCCCAGACCACAATCAGTCTGACATTCCACAGATTGATCACGCTACAATCAAACTCACAGAACAGACCAAAGACCTCTCCAGAAACACGACTTGAATAGCTTAATGCACTGATTGAAAATCCTCAtcgataaaaaaacaacatctatATAAAGGCTACAAGCTGTACAGGTCATCTTTGTCCTTTATGTTCAGTACACATTGTATTGAGTATGTTAATAGAGAGGATTGAGTAAATGTTCGCTGCCTCTCCAGCTGTTTAAACTATTAGCTTTTCTTGCTGCTATAACCAACAGAGAATTGAATTACAGTAACTGCTACTGTAAATTAGAAAGCAGTTTTTCACATCACGTTTGCACCATTGAGCCAAAATATAACATACGGTCCGAGTAGTTTTCTAGGCCACACAAGTTGGCTGCACAATGATTTCAGGAGAATTTCAGAAGAACAAAAAGCTCATGAACTGTCACGCACCGACGATGATGTTGTTTTCATGCTCTAACAGGCCCAGAACAGGGTTTTCTGGTTTGGCAACCCCCAGTTCAGAATCACAGTTAAGTAAGAGCAGTCATATGATGACAGTAGAATCAAGTGAGGTTGGTTTAGTGATATGGACAAAGGCATCAATAGAGATTAGGGCAAAATGGGGCTGAGAAAAGGCATACGGGTCAAAACAGGGTGGATTCAGGATTGGACGAATGCAACAAAAGGCCAGGGTTGGATGCATAAAGTGTCCAACGTTTTTCTCAGTTTGGCCAGAAAGTGAGCAAAGCCACGAGTTTAGTCCGACACAAATGACGTCTCAGCATTTCTTCCTAATTTTAGAGTCACACTGTTCATTCAGAGTGAGGGTGCTTGGACCGCTGGAAGCAGTATCCTACGGTATCAATTACACGGTCTATTTCAAACcttgtagttatttatttaactattcttaatattatatattaagtaTTACAATTAAGAGTTGAGAAAGTGTCATGAATTGACAACTGTTTATATATTGACACACAATATGTGCAACTTATATTCCACTCTTACGCCCGGTCACATCGCCCACCCCTCCCTGTGCAGCTACCTCGCTGTACtgccaacgtgacatcatgacttcgcgtaaacatacacgcccactttcttaagccatttggtgtgttatctgtacgcatttggAGCTATCtatgtgtatgtctacgctgtatacagcggacggcagtctgcgacgtcacagcgtaaacatacatgcaactttctaaagccacgtggcgtgttatcgtgagaaaaaagctacggttgggtttaggaaacgtgacggGCGGGACACggtccccggtctcctgggtgaaagtcctgtgtctgacccatcctcccccccgaccaacctccctactcAGGTTTTTGTCCTTTCATCCTACTcactacggcgtcaattcacacgcaatcgcaaggtaatgtaagtcaacggaggccaaacagcgttggTAAACACGCTACAAAGccagtatgcgtcttgataacacgccatgtatgtcatacatacaccacttcatgagatcagtctggtacTGTGCTGTCCACACAGACTACTAGGCCTCTCTTTCTACATTACGTTTGCCTTTGATTATGGCCATCAATAATAgaatgtttcatttcatttcactaTAAAcgtcatttatatttattttagacAGAAAAAGGTTAGGAAGCGTGTGCATTTTCCACAACACGACCCTGcaaatatttcacaataaaagcctcgTGTTAACAAATGACGGGATTCTGTCCACAGAAACGCTAGAGGGCTTTTAATAGagttaaatgtaattatttatattttgtctgTGACATATCTCACAGATATAGACATTGGAACGGTAGCAAAGGTGTAATGCTGCTGATATGATGTCAATATGACAATTAACAGATCATTTTCACCATTTCACCGTCTGTTATTGCTGAGAAGCAGGCAACATGCCGAATCTCTATGGTCACGGGGGCTGTGTAGTCTGTTCTAACCACCGTTAATATTGGGGGGCCGAAGCGCACGCTTGAGGCTCAGGTAGGCAGCATGGCCCAAACGTACTCTCTGAGAAACACAACTTAAACCATACAAATTGTCTAGCCTTGTTTGTTTTGCGTCATCTGATTGGCTCTTCCGATCAGCCTTCATAGAGACCACCGATCAAACTATTTAGAACAAATATTGGCCGATAAGGATCGGTGGCCGGTCGATTGGGATCTGAGCACCCTAAATTCAGAGTGAACTGTAACTCTTAAAAGTATTTAGAGGAGATCCATCTGCTTTTAGCATAATTTCAGCATACAGGGACGGCTGCTCCGCCGCGTGAACGTCCATGTACATATGATAAGAACACATGAAATAAACGTAACGTTAAATTTTCACTTCAACAACGTACAAAAACAGGAAGCTCTATCCATTGTGGACCCTGAAGTTTGGCTTCGAAAGAAGAAGAGCAATCACAGAAGTAGAAAGGGGATTGTAGAATTACAGACACTCCTATTGCTGGTTTACCACCCTGCTTCCAGCAGCACCTGGTAGCCTGGTCACAGCAGTGCAAGCAGTGGAGCGAGAGGGGCCTCTGTAAGACTTCCCTGAGGTGGCTGCTCAGTAAGACAGAAGGAACAGGGAAAGacaacagcagagaggagagaaaggaaggaaaataGGAGGGGGAAAACAGCAGCCAGCACTCTCGATTCTTCTGAAAGTTCTGCTTGTGAAGCACCAAAAGTCCTGAGGGAGACCCAAAGCCAGACCAGGCCAGGACAGACCAGACTGGGGCAGGGCAGGGCAGGGTTTAGGCCAGCTGAAGGTGTCACACAGTGGCTTTGATAATCCTGCTGGGCCTGGAGCTGCGGTGGACCTTCGTGTGTTTGGATAAGTGATCGCTGCGGGCAAACTTCTTCTCGCACAGTGAGCACTCGTAGGGCTTGATGCCTGAGTGAGAGCGACGGTGACGGGACAGCTCGTCAGATCGGGAGAACCTGGCGACACAAGAGCAGACGGGTGGAGTAAGGGACACATAAAGAGAGATACACCAAGGGGTTTTCATCATTagccagtccttccagaaaaatgtatttttttcatcttcctgctaagatatttgggacttttctgcaacgaaaatgcggggattatgacatcatgcaagccctgcatgcgcggaaatcggcaatttatgcggcgaaagtggcGTATTTGTaaaaaaccccccccccccgcatacatatgcggactttggctgattatgtaTTGAATTATGAGATCACATAATTGcttttttctggagggactcaTTAGCCCACCAGCTCATTTATCGACTGATGATGACCCGGATGAAGGCCACGAGTAGCCTCGTGAGCGCGTCCTGATCTGgtgagctccagttttccactctcagatcagtctggcatcttgagatagagaaaatttggagccgttcgccaaacaaccgaccaatcagcgttggtttggaggcgggtttaggtgtgacgcaacgagaagcgactgttcagtctgaaCAACGTGACGGCTTCCACGGATGCAAGtgttatccgaattagaaagtattccttcattgaaagaagagcaaaaaacggctctggaggcttttctcggaggaaaagatgttgttGCTCTTCTTCAGACGTGTACCGTGAAAACTTGGCGGGGGTTGTCGTTGATGAGGTTCATGTCACATACAAATGGTACGTTTAaaaacgttagcgttagctacgTTACCTAACTTGATTGTATGTTAAACGATGGCATTAGAAGAACCGCAAGGTCCTTGAAGCCAAACCAACGCTAGCTACGCTAACATAGCTAGCTTCGCTAACATAGCTAGCTTCGCTAACATAGCTAgcttcgttgatctgattggttgatttggccgtctatcaccaacataggtggtgatagacagatggtttatccaatcagctaaccaggattttcgccccttcccaaaagttctccaatggaaagttcccagatggatatgccgagcaaacgCGAAGCGATCCATCTGGAGTCAGGTTAGGCCGCGAGCCCAAAACACGCTGGATTCGATTGGACGTCAACcattaaatgaatcgccaactattttgataatcgattaatcggtgagtaaacattttttgactgcagcttcttaaatgtgaatattttcggGGCGCCTGGatggctcacctggtggagcgtgtgccccatgtacaggGGCTCGGTCCTTgttgcagcggccgcaggttcaactccgacctgagGCCCTTTGCTACGTgacattctccctctctctcccctgtcacATCTTCAACTGTCATGTATAATAAGGGCCTAAAATGCCTACATGAACTGAATGTGGATTCTGTTGATGTGTTGCTGTATTAATTAGAGGACGTTTTCACAAcaggttgtttacattatacttagttgtgtttagttgcagttgacttcgctcgttagcaacacgctaacgttttGCAGTGCACCCAGTCCCAGGGCAATGACatgtctcatgaacaacaggaatgtcagagctaggtctaggacgGACCGgtaaatctgtgtctgtattgcatattcaaaccttaataccaatccataacagactgatggatacttccaatgaccaaacattctgcagaaacatttagtcaactaatgacgcttttccattacatggtacctgctcgactcgcctcacctttttttggttttccattacgaaaaaaaagtccctggtacctgctaacaggtactttatttagtaccacctcagtcgaggttcccagcgagctgaggcgataccaaaaggtgacgtgaaagcgacagacgggggtgtcctgaacaaacccgctatttttaaatagtttagccagctgtgtttatttctgctgcctccagcttcatttgaaactaaatgtgtcttctgacaacaacaacaccacctTCACCTCACCTTCCACGTtttgtgtgtcgcgttaggtcacggcagtttcctgcgccgccgctatgacgaccagccacactgaggcagtactaaaatctgcaatggaaaacggacgcacagtgaggcgagtagagtcgaggtgagtagagtcgaggcgagtagagcaggtaccatgtaatggaaaaacgccattagtccactgtagatttagtcgactaaaatctgctaatatttggtctactaaaactagactaagactaaaagacttaagactagactaagactaaaagacttaagactagactaagactaaaagacttaagactagactaagactaaaactcttatatttggtctactaaaactagactaagactaaaagacttaagactagactaagactaaaagacttaagactagactaagactaaaagacttaagactagactaagactctTATGatatttggtctactaaaactagactaagactaaaagacttaagactagactaagactcttatatttggtctactaaaactagactaagactaaaagacttaagactagactaagactaaaagacgtaagactagactaagactaaaagacttaagactagactaagactcttatatttggtctactaaaactagactaagactaaaagacttaagactagactaagactctTATGatatttggtctactaaaactagactaagactaaaagacttaagactagactaagactaaaaagacttaagactagactaagactagataagacttaaaactagactaagactaaaagacttaagactagactaagactcttatatttggtctactaaaactagactaagactaaaagacttaagactagactaagactaaaagacttaagactagactaagacttaagactagactaagactaaaagacttaagactagactaagacttaagactagactaagactaaaagacttaagactagactaagacttaagactagactaagactaaaagacttaagactagactaagactaagactaagactagactaagactaaaagacgtaagactagactaaaactagactaagactaaaagatttcagatgactaaaataagactaaaactaaatggtgcgttattcaaaagactaaatcagaatttgctgtcaaaacGAACACTGTCGCCCTGTTCTGATCCCTTAGAAAGGGCTGTTTGTGTGATAAAGTATTTTGTTTGAGACACATTGTGTGAGAGATTATTTGCTCCAGGTGAGaatgttatacagtatatgccaatttagttttcattaaaaaacatttgcacaaagcaagccgatccacttttccatgttgatacgAGCGAttaaaatgtgcgattaattgcgagttaactatgacattaatgcaattaattgcgattaaatattttaatagtttgacagcactagtattAATGTCTCGCTGTTTCCTGCTCTGGTCTAAAgtcatctggccaaaggactacagttgaaaatcaACCGGCTAGAGGACTGAAACGTGTAGTATACTTGCCGCAGCCGGCCTGTCGcacgcaaatgtgacgtcatgggatcgccgtaactgtttatactcacGCTGGTGGTCGTGACACtagctgcagtcttctcctgaacagaggtggcgctaatggctaccgactttgctgtttctacggactagaagaaaaaggtaaacaacggcagaactggcagcggCATTGACATCAATGCTTGGATCtgattggatgagctacttggtggatcaagcctttcattcaccatcaaagagctcatcttaacccagtcaGGTTACCAGAGAGACCTGCAGTCACTCAGAGTCCTGGCATCACGTTGCCCTCgagctcgtccatgcttcctgtttcagcTTTGTCTCACGttgctgtaaaaaaatacagtggTGCACGCCCTCTGGACGcacactcaaaatcctggcaCGCCAGCGAGagctacgtcattttgacgtcacattggcgcacGCCAGCTCGGCTACATCTACTTTTGATGTTGTGTGCCCTTACTGGTGTGCGTTTGTCAGCGTGCATGGGTCGGTGATGTGTGTCCCTGTTTGTTTTGGACCTGAACTGGGTTGGTTTGTGGGTGGGTTAGGGGAATTAAAGGGAAGCTGGCTAACATTGGCACatgtacagaaatgttgattcatGTGCGTTGAccttataaataaatgaaaacaacgCAGGCTTGTCTGGTAAAACAGTTTAACCTGTCTCAACTTTTGGTGCAACACAATGCAACATTATCCAGGAAGGCATAGCTTTAtatcatatttattatatatagttGTGCAGTGTTTGGTGTCTAATAACCCTTCATACTCATGGATCTGATACTCCAACTGGACTTCTTGGATCGTGTTTCAGCATCTAACTAGTACCGGAAGCAACCTGCCCTTCCAATGCAGCCTCTTGCACCAACTAGTGGGGAAAATCCCCTCAAAACATGGTGTATTCCTTCAATCTTGATCTTAAACTAAGTATTTACTGTTAAACCTGGTACAGTACACATCATGCCACATACCTCCAGCCACAGTCAGGCCAGCTACATGTGTAGGGTTTCTCTCCCGTATGCCGGCGGAAGTGAGCTTTCAGATGGCTGCTCTTGGTGTACATCTTCCCGCAGCCTGGGTGGGAGCACTTATGGACCCTCTCTGTGGGCGGCAGTCTGGTTATCCGGGGGGCCACGGCCTTCAACAGGCCATTGCCCGGGCCTCCGAGCCCAGTCACGCCCGTGATTTCTAGAGTCCTCATAGTGATGGGCAGCGGGGCGATCTTCACATACTTCTGGTCAGATGACTTGGTTTCTCCACTGTTTAGTGATAACAAGGTGGTAGCAGTGGAGGGCACCTGCGGGGCCAGCAGAGTGAGATTCTGTCCTGTTGCACCATGGAGCCCCATGACCAGATGAGTGAGCCAAAAGCCACTTTGGGCGCCGGGAGGAGAGCCCGCTGGAGTCGGAGGCTGGGCCAGAGGCATGGGCTGGAGCTGGAGAACCAGTGGAGGGCGCAGGAGCATTGGCGGGGTTAAGCTGGAAGGTGAGGGGTTAACGTGCGCAGAAGGGGAATGGTCAGCTGggctggggctgttttgctcgTTCTGAGGGGTGTTTGGGCTTAAAGGGCAACGAGAGGCACTAATCCCTTGGTCACCGCAAGTCTCTGAGGAAGCAGCCTGGGGTGCAGCGGAGGATGGAGAGTCACTGCAGGGTAGAGGGAAGGCCTCCTCTTTCGGGGCCAGTAGCCCCTCTTTGACCAGTTCCATCTTTTCCCTTAGGAACTCCTCTATGTCCTCCAGGGTTGGGGAGAACGGAGAAGAGGGATGGAAAGGGAATTCTGGCAACTTGGGCTCCTGACTCGCAGGttcctcttctccctctgcTCCAAGAAAGATATGCAGACTCCCCCTCTCGTCTTCATCTTCgtcatcctcctcatcttcctcctctccaaGGCTGGAGCTGTGCATAGCACACAGCTCCCCAGCATCGGGGCTGTCGCAGGAGGCTGGACTGCCCCCCTCGCTGCGGGCTCCGTCCAGGCCGAGAGAGAACAGGCTGCTGCTGTCCCTGAACAGGTCATTCTCCAAACTCAGCGTTCTGCTGCTGAGAGACACCATTGATCCAGGACAAACGAAGAGGAGAGGATGTTGACGAAACACAACCCAGTAGTGGGATagcaaaaaaaacctgcaaaGGCAACATTGAGATTGGATTATTACCCAGCAGAAAGTCAAAGTGCATGAAGAGCCATTTACCTCAATTCCCcagattttaaagtgctcatattatgctcattttcaggttcataattgtatttagaggttgtaccagaataggtttatgtggtttaattgtcagaaaacaccatattgttgttgtactgcacattgctgcagctcctcttttcaccctgtgtttaGGTCTCTGTTTACagagctacagagtgagacctcttactgctggaacatctttgttggcagtcacaCAAGCtcagtaaggactactagccagtcagaagcagagtatgagggcgtgccctgacagtagctaggtaaggactactagccagtcagaagcagagtatgagggcgtgtcctgacagtacctaggtaaggactactagccagtcagaagcatagtatgagggcgtgccctgacagtagctaggtaaggactactagccagtcagaagcagagtatgaaggcgtgtcctgacagtacctaggtaaggactactagccagtcagaagcagagtatgagggcgtgccctgacagtacctaggtaaggactactagccagtcagaagcagagtatgagggcgtgccctgacagtacctaggtaaggactactagccagtcagaagcagagtatgagggcgtgccctgacagtacctaggtaaggactactagccagtcagaagcatagtatgagggcgtgccctgacagtagctaggtaaggactactagccagtcagaagcagagtatgagggcgtgccctgacagtagctaggtaaggactactagccagtcagaagcagagtatgagggcgtgccctgacagtacctaggtaaggactactagccagtcagaagcagagtatgagggcgtgccctgacagtagcacaataaaggaaagggggaaaagccaaaaagcataatatgagcactttaaacattaCAGGTACCTTTGGCAACAAGGAACATATTTAATAAGtaattcactcattcattcatgtttagAAAcccaattattattattttatttactaaTTCATTGTTTGTATTATACTACTTTGTATTAACTTACTTGATGGGCCAAAGACTATTTTCCACTTAGAAAACTAAGATaagattaattcattcatttatgtgcttttttgatgttttttgttattttcttccCCAATTCTTTAAAtcattttgtccattttttcaacgttcttgtATCAAAATGCTATGAAAcattttctgatatagaaacttttgttttttaaagatctgtatcaaaaatatgggtttctttcaaccatatTGACCCAAAAAAACATGGATGGTGACATACACAAAACAGGCTGTAATTATGCATCAACAATTAGCTCCTCTAATCTTAATTATTAGCTAaagtaattcataatttctgggtttttttaactcaaaatcagtcatattttaata encodes the following:
- the LOC144516399 gene encoding uncharacterized protein LOC144516399 yields the protein MVSLSSRTLSLENDLFRDSSSLFSLGLDGARSEGGSPASCDSPDAGELCAMHSSSLGEEEDEEDDEDEDERGSLHIFLGAEGEEEPASQEPKLPEFPFHPSSPFSPTLEDIEEFLREKMELVKEGLLAPKEEAFPLPCSDSPSSAAPQAASSETCGDQGISASRCPLSPNTPQNEQNSPSPADHSPSAHVNPSPSSLTPPMLLRPPLVLQLQPMPLAQPPTPAGSPPGAQSGFWLTHLVMGLHGATGQNLTLLAPQVPSTATTLLSLNSGETKSSDQKYVKIAPLPITMRTLEITGVTGLGGPGNGLLKAVAPRITRLPPTERVHKCSHPGCGKMYTKSSHLKAHFRRHTGEKPYTCSWPDCGWRFSRSDELSRHRRSHSGIKPYECSLCEKKFARSDHLSKHTKVHRSSRPSRIIKATV